A genomic stretch from Streptomyces sp. QL37 includes:
- a CDS encoding fumarylacetoacetate hydrolase family protein — protein sequence MFVISASASALFAGPYALATLSAPDGPAFPALVTADAQAVDLRVAFGDESLSIRSLLETWDTAAERLTVLAGDSAQERRPLADFRVHAPVEPRQVFQSGANYRQHVIDLHVAHRAPGDDRSEEERRAEAAEIMDRRADEDLPYVFIGLPSAITGPYDDVVLPAWAEKPDWELELVAVIGRPAHQVTVDEALSHVAGYTIANDLTDRATVFRRDMPQIGTDWLRSKNAPGFTPLGPWIVPAESVADTDDLRLVLKLNGETMQDETTKDMIFDVARMVSYASRTARLLPGDLVLTGSPAGNGMHWGRLLRDGDVMDGSITGLGAQRTRCVAEAS from the coding sequence CCGGGCCGTACGCCCTGGCCACGCTCTCGGCACCGGACGGACCGGCCTTCCCCGCGCTCGTCACGGCGGACGCCCAGGCAGTCGACCTGCGCGTCGCCTTCGGTGACGAGTCCCTGTCCATCCGCAGTCTCCTGGAGACCTGGGACACGGCCGCGGAGCGGCTCACGGTGCTGGCGGGCGACAGTGCTCAGGAGCGAAGGCCTCTGGCGGACTTTCGGGTGCACGCACCGGTCGAGCCCCGTCAGGTGTTCCAGTCGGGCGCCAACTACCGGCAGCACGTGATCGACCTGCACGTCGCGCACCGGGCGCCGGGCGACGACCGTTCCGAGGAGGAGCGGCGCGCGGAGGCGGCGGAGATCATGGACCGCCGGGCGGACGAGGACCTGCCCTACGTCTTCATCGGCCTGCCGAGCGCGATCACCGGCCCGTACGACGATGTCGTGCTCCCCGCATGGGCCGAGAAGCCCGACTGGGAGCTGGAGCTGGTGGCGGTCATCGGCCGCCCCGCCCACCAGGTGACCGTGGACGAGGCCCTCAGCCACGTCGCCGGCTACACCATCGCCAACGACCTGACCGACCGTGCGACCGTCTTCCGCCGGGACATGCCGCAGATCGGCACGGACTGGCTGCGCAGCAAGAACGCCCCCGGGTTCACCCCGCTCGGCCCCTGGATCGTGCCGGCCGAGTCCGTCGCGGACACCGACGACCTGCGTCTCGTGCTGAAGCTGAACGGCGAGACCATGCAGGACGAGACCACGAAGGACATGATCTTCGATGTCGCGCGCATGGTCTCCTACGCTTCGCGGACTGCCCGGCTGCTGCCCGGTGACCTGGTACTGACCGGTTCCCCTGCCGGGAACGGCATGCACTGGGGGCGGCTGCTGCGCGACGGCGATGTCATGGACGGCTCCATCACCGGACTTGGTGCCCAGCGCACCCGCTGTGTCGCGGAGGCGTCATGA
- a CDS encoding cyclase family protein, protein MTLDRTDPEGSIAEAAKAYSNWGRWGADDVLGTLNFLDEAKRREAAALIRRGASFSLAQSFDMNGPQKGWRRRTNPVHTMLDTGTDAALGLQGFPHGLGGADDVIAMPLQCSTQWDGLGHIFDHGRTWNGRDAARTVTSEGDLVTGIEHMAPHVAGRGVLLDVGRTIGEDGELPDGFAITEEHLTATAEAQGVSVGRGDIVLVRTGQLARARREGWGDYAGGPAPGLSFTTAGWLHGTEIAAIATDTWGFEVRPNEFDIAFQPLHQVAIPNIGLLIGEMWDLEALAEDCAADGAYAFWLTAAPLPITGAVGSPINPVAVK, encoded by the coding sequence ATGACCCTCGACCGCACCGACCCCGAGGGCTCGATCGCCGAGGCCGCCAAGGCGTACTCCAACTGGGGACGTTGGGGCGCGGACGACGTATTGGGCACCCTCAACTTCCTGGACGAGGCGAAGCGGCGTGAGGCCGCCGCGCTCATCCGCCGGGGCGCCAGTTTCTCGCTCGCCCAGAGCTTCGACATGAACGGCCCGCAGAAAGGCTGGCGACGCCGCACCAATCCGGTGCACACCATGCTCGACACCGGCACCGACGCGGCACTCGGCCTGCAGGGCTTCCCGCACGGCCTCGGCGGTGCCGACGACGTCATCGCCATGCCACTCCAGTGCTCGACCCAGTGGGACGGGCTCGGCCACATCTTCGATCACGGCAGAACGTGGAACGGCCGGGACGCGGCGAGGACCGTCACCTCCGAAGGCGACCTGGTCACCGGCATCGAGCACATGGCCCCGCACGTCGCCGGACGTGGTGTGCTCCTGGACGTCGGCCGCACGATCGGTGAGGACGGTGAGCTGCCCGACGGCTTCGCCATCACCGAGGAACACCTGACGGCGACCGCCGAGGCCCAGGGCGTGAGCGTCGGTCGCGGCGACATCGTCCTGGTCCGTACCGGACAGCTCGCCCGCGCCCGCCGCGAGGGCTGGGGCGACTACGCGGGCGGACCCGCCCCCGGCCTGTCCTTCACCACCGCCGGCTGGCTGCACGGCACCGAGATCGCCGCGATCGCGACCGACACCTGGGGCTTCGAGGTGCGGCCCAACGAATTCGACATCGCCTTCCAGCCTCTGCACCAGGTCGCCATCCCCAACATCGGCCTGCTCATCGGGGAGATGTGGGACCTGGAGGCCCTTGCCGAGGACTGTGCCGCCGACGGCGCGTACGCGTTCTGGCTCACCGCGGCGCCTCTTCCCATCACCGGTGCGGTCGGCTCCCCCATCAACCCGGTCGCCGTCAAGTAG
- a CDS encoding FAD-dependent oxidoreductase: MNEARTVLVIGGGAAGNAVTLLLRRAGLDVHLIEAKDDWNATAGSGITLQGNALRVLRELGVWERIEASGFGFGSVGITAPDGTVLHAQDDIRSGGDDLPATVGMQRPQLQRILIEAVRASGASVRLGITAEILDQDADGVSVRFSDGSEGRYDLVIAADGLGSTTRAAIGITAKPEPTGMAIWRVAAPRPTGVERTDLAYGGPAFIAGYCPTSDSTLYAYVVEANRDRATIPPESYADEMRRLATAYGGNWPEITAHITDPAQVNYTWFDRMLVEGSWHRGRVVLVGDAAHCCPPTLAQGAALSLEDAWVLAQLLTESDTWDDTLFQQYYERRIARVRPVVEASVQIGQWQLDGVRDADVPGLMGRTMTMLRELP; the protein is encoded by the coding sequence ATGAATGAAGCTCGTACGGTCCTGGTGATCGGTGGCGGCGCGGCCGGGAACGCCGTGACCCTCCTGCTGCGGCGAGCCGGCCTCGACGTACACCTGATCGAGGCCAAGGACGACTGGAACGCCACCGCCGGCTCCGGCATCACCCTCCAGGGCAACGCCCTGCGCGTGCTGCGCGAGCTGGGCGTGTGGGAGCGAATCGAGGCTTCCGGCTTCGGCTTCGGGTCGGTCGGCATCACCGCCCCTGACGGGACCGTCCTGCACGCGCAGGACGACATCCGCAGCGGTGGCGACGACCTCCCCGCCACCGTCGGCATGCAGCGGCCGCAGCTCCAGCGCATCCTGATCGAGGCCGTGCGCGCAAGCGGCGCCTCCGTCCGCCTGGGGATCACCGCAGAGATCCTGGACCAGGACGCCGACGGCGTCTCCGTCCGCTTCAGTGACGGCTCCGAGGGCCGCTACGACCTGGTGATCGCCGCCGACGGCCTCGGCTCCACGACCCGGGCCGCCATCGGCATCACGGCGAAGCCCGAACCGACCGGCATGGCGATCTGGCGCGTCGCCGCCCCCCGTCCCACAGGCGTGGAGCGCACCGACCTCGCCTACGGCGGCCCGGCCTTCATCGCCGGCTACTGTCCGACCAGCGACAGCACGCTCTACGCCTACGTCGTCGAGGCCAACCGCGACCGCGCCACCATCCCCCCGGAGTCGTACGCCGACGAGATGCGCCGCCTGGCCACCGCCTACGGCGGCAACTGGCCCGAGATCACCGCGCACATCACCGACCCCGCCCAGGTCAACTACACCTGGTTCGACCGCATGCTGGTCGAGGGGTCATGGCACCGGGGCCGGGTCGTCCTCGTCGGCGACGCCGCCCACTGCTGCCCGCCCACCCTCGCCCAGGGCGCCGCCCTGTCCCTGGAGGACGCCTGGGTCCTCGCGCAGCTCCTGACCGAGTCCGACACCTGGGACGACACCCTGTTCCAGCAGTACTACGAGCGACGGATCGCAAGGGTCCGGCCGGTGGTGGAAGCCTCTGTGCAGATCGGGCAGTGGCAGCTCGACGGAGTACGCGACGCCGACGTGCCCGGCCTGATGGGCCGCACCATGACGATGCTCCGGGAGCTGCCGTGA